The DNA sequence GTAGATATGAATGATCGGGCATTGCGTGAGATTGTGATCGGTCTTGGGGGCAAGGTCAATGGGGTTCCGCGCGAAGCTGGATTCGATATTACCGTAGCCTCTGAGATCATGGCGATTCTTTGTCTGGTTGAGAATCTGAGCGAGTTAAAAGAAGCGCTCGGCCGCATGCTGATCGCTTATACATATGAAGGAATGCCCGTATATGTAAAGGATCTTGATGCACAGGGGGCAATGACGCTCGTTCTCAAAGAAGCCATCAAGCCAAACCTTGTCCAAACCCTTGAGCATACGCCTGCACTGATTCATGGCGGTCCGTTTGCCAATATTGCCCACGGTTGCAGCAGTCTCATCGCAACGAAGATGGCATTAAAGCTTGGCGAATATACGATTACCGAAGCGGGATTCGGCTCTGATCTTGGCGCTGAGAAGTTCATGCATATTAAATGCCGTCGCGGCGGGTTAAAGCCGGACGCGGTGGTGCTGGTGGCGACCATTCGTGCACTGAAGATGCATGGCGGGGTCGCAAAGGAAAAGCTGGCCGTCGAAGATGTTGAAGCACTGCGGCGCGGTGCGGTGAATTTGGAGAAACACATGGATACGATCCGACAGTTCGGTCTGCCGCTTGTGGTCGCTTTAAATCGGTTTCCAACTGATACAGAACGGGAGAGACAAGCTCTTCAGATGATATGTGAGCAGCAGGGCGTCCCGTTTTCTCTCACAGAGGTATGGGAGCATGGGGGCGCGGGGGGTGAAGCCTTGGCACGTACTGTCATAGAGACAGTGGAGCGTGCGGACAATCATTTCCGCTTCCTTTATGAAGTGGATGCACCGCTTGCGGAGAAGATCGAGGCAGTAGCAACCAAAGTATACGGTGCGGATGGTGTCAGGTTCACCGAACAGGCCAGGAAGCAGCTTGCAGAATATGACCGGTATGGCTGGTCCAAGCTGCCGGTTTGTATGGCAAAGACCCCGTATTCTTTCTCCGATAACCCTGCGCGCATTGGTCGTCCAAGCGGATTCATGATTACGGTGCGTGAGCTTCGTCCTTCGCTTGGTGCGGGATTCATCGTCGCCTTGACCGGAGATGTCATGACGATGCCTGGCTTGCCGAAGCAGCCGGCCGCGCTGCGGATGGATGTAGATAAGAAGGGACGGATTTCCGGGTTATTCTAAGGAAGAGAGGGGGAGCCCCTTGCCAGAAGAACAGCTTACCGCATGGCTGCAGGCGTATCAAGCAGATGAGGTGAACCGCCTGCAGAATCACAGCATTGATGAGGCGCGCGCAGCGTTCCTCTCGCACTTTCATGAGCTAGAGAAGCTATGCCTAGGTGATCTGACGCTTGCACAGTTTAAGAAGGTGCTGGATCATAAAACAAAAAGCAAACATATGATTGACGGCAAGAAGATAAACATTTGGGGGTTCAGCGGTTTTTCCGGTCAAATGTTTTTTAATCAGATATACAATCAGACTGAGTATGCAGGAATGCTGGATGAGCTGACAGAAGCCCTGTGCAAGGCGGTTCAGATCCCAGCGCATGAAGAGAATGAATATGAATGGACCATTAAGAAATACAGCGATTTTGCATCAGTTATCTATCGGACACAAAAAGCAGCAATTGCCGGCGGGTACCCACCGCAAAAATGCGCATCCGTAAAATTTGCAACGTTTTTCCTCAGTTTTTTCTGGGGCCTGCAGGATTTGCGACGCTATCCTATCTTCTATAAAGCGGACCGGGATGCATTAAACTACTTCGGGTATGAGACATGTGATCGGGAGAAGCCGTTCGATAGTGCTGCCTATGTACGATTTGTCCGATGCCTCTGTGCGCTGCGTGGCAAGCTTGAAAAGATCAGCGGAGTTGCCTGGAGCCTGCCGGAAGTACAGCATTTTCTCTTTTATGTGTCGCGCCGTATGACAGAAGGGGAACAGGTTGAAGAGAATAGGGAAGGGACGCTGGAGGAATCTCGAACGGCGCAGCGCTTGATGCATCTTTTGCAAACCCATAATTTTATCGTATCGCATGCGCAAGAAGTAGATGCTGTGCAATACGGTCTATCCGAAGAATACAAGTCCAAAGTGATCTGGCGATTTGCTGGTACGCAGGGGGATCGTACGTATGCGTATGTATTCATTTGGGACGTGCCATCTGAATACATCTGTACCATTTATGAAGAGAATGAAGAGGGCTTTCTACGTAAGCTCTATACGATTGAAGTAGAGGATGAACGCACCTTCCTCTCCGCCCTTGATGCCCATCTCGGACGTAGGGAAGTCGAACATCGCTCTTATACGCTTGAGGATGCGGCAGCAGATACGTACCTTGATACAAAGACGCTTGCAGAGTGGCTTGATGTGCTGTATGAGAAGAAGCAGATGATCTTATACGGACCACCTGGTACAGGGAAAACCTACACGGCCAAGCGGCTTGCCAAAGTCATGGCACAAAGTGACAGCCGTATTTGCCTCGTTCAGTTTCATCCGTCGTACACGTATGAAGAATTCATTGAAGGGATGCGGCCTGAGATTGTAGAGGGAGAAGATGGAACTTCACACATGAAGGTGAACGTAAAGCCCGGTCTGTTTCTTGAACTATGCCAAGAAGCACTTAAGCAAGAGAATCGGGACCGCGCGTACGTACTCATTATCGATGAATTCAACCGTGCGAATACAGCCAAAGTATTCGGGGAATTGCTGTATGCGCTTGAATACCGCAATTCTTCCATCCCGCTGCCATATTCAAGGGATAAAATGATTGTGCCGGATAATGTGTATTTAATTGGTACGATGAATACGACGGACCGCTCGCTGGCTCAGCTTGATTTTGCGCTGCGCCGCAGATTTCCGGCTGTATATGTATCGGTGCGTGAAACGGAGCGAATTCTGCGCGCATATCTTCTTGAACACCATCCGGATATGATATGGATCGCAGAGTTGGTTCATCGGGCAAATAAGCAGATAAATCATCCGGATTTTTTCCTCGGTCATAGCTTTTTCATGAACAGAGGACTAACGGATGAGAAGTTTGCGCGCATCTGGAAATATGAGGTTCTTCCATATCTTGAAGAGTATTTTGCCTATGAGCCGGAGCGTCTTCGTGAGTACACACTCGATGCGCTGCTGGAGAGGGAGGGAGATACAGGTGAAGGACAGTAAGCCAATCTATCGTTTAAAGGAATATGAGACAGTAAGCGGACTTTCCTTATCTCCTGAGAGTGTGGCGATATTGCGTACGGAATTTCATCATGTCGTTACACTCCGCTCTGCTCCTATGGAGACATGGGATGTGATGGCATCGTCTTATATTGGCCGCATCGAACTTTCTGATGCGGCGATTTATATTATGCCTAAGGTTACAAGTGATACGGTATGGCATTGGCTTTCGGTCGCTTATGATATCTCTTCGCTTAGACTCCATCCCCCTTCTACACAGCTTGGGGAGTGGAGAGGAGATGTGGAATGGTTGGTTAAGGCCTTTATGAAGGAATGCGCCTCCATCGTTCGCAGTGGGCTGCGCAGCGGGTATGAGACACGCGTAGACTCTATGGAGAATGTGCGCGGCGCACTGCGCATCGCTCCAACTCTTGGCCATTGGATGAAGCAGGAGTACCACTTTGTTTGTGCATATGATGAGCCGACACGTTCTGTACCGGTGAATCGCCTGCTTTATGCCGGGCTGTACCACATGGCGCAGCGGGATTATCATGATGCAAGAGTTCGCCTAGAACTCTTGCGGCTTTGTGCTGCCTTTGCTCCAGAGAAGGGAGAGGAGCGGGACGTGGCAGAGAGAACCACGCCATCCGAGCAGCTTACGGCGCTTGCCCATCTTTCACGCACACACTTTACCAGATCCTATACCCAAGCATGTGCTTGGCTTGCCCTATACTGGCGTTCATGCGGGTTGTCTATGCATAAAGGAGAGGTACTGTATGACAGTTTTGTGCTGGATATGAACGAGCTTTTTGAGCGCTATGTTGCACTCCGCCTTCAGACCGCACTCTTGCAGCATGATATTGAAGTGATTGTGCAGCCGCATCATTGGCTCGGTGAAGAAGGACAGATTCGTATCGTGCCTGATTTGGTGCTGCGTCATCAATCAGGCGAAGAGATCGTGGTGGATACAAAGTATAAGCTTCGCACAGGGCAGGGTGAGAATGCGGATGTGTTTCAAATGCTTGCCTATTTGACCGCCCGCAGCTCCCGCTCCGGCGTTCTTGTCTACGCTGCAAGAGAGGAGAGGGTAGACAGGATTTTACA is a window from the Aneurinibacillus sp. REN35 genome containing:
- a CDS encoding formate--tetrahydrofolate ligase, which codes for MKTTIPIKTDIEIAQEVAIQPIEKIAQQLGLTEAEWEPYGRTKAKLSLSMMEKLRTRMDGKLVLVTAVSPTPAGEGKTTVTVGLGQALNRLGKKAIVAVREPSLGPNFGLKGGAAGGGYAQVIPMEDINLHFTGDFHAITTAHNLLAALVDNHIYQGNELHIDPRRIVWKRVVDMNDRALREIVIGLGGKVNGVPREAGFDITVASEIMAILCLVENLSELKEALGRMLIAYTYEGMPVYVKDLDAQGAMTLVLKEAIKPNLVQTLEHTPALIHGGPFANIAHGCSSLIATKMALKLGEYTITEAGFGSDLGAEKFMHIKCRRGGLKPDAVVLVATIRALKMHGGVAKEKLAVEDVEALRRGAVNLEKHMDTIRQFGLPLVVALNRFPTDTERERQALQMICEQQGVPFSLTEVWEHGGAGGEALARTVIETVERADNHFRFLYEVDAPLAEKIEAVATKVYGADGVRFTEQARKQLAEYDRYGWSKLPVCMAKTPYSFSDNPARIGRPSGFMITVRELRPSLGAGFIVALTGDVMTMPGLPKQPAALRMDVDKKGRISGLF
- a CDS encoding McrB family protein, translating into MPEEQLTAWLQAYQADEVNRLQNHSIDEARAAFLSHFHELEKLCLGDLTLAQFKKVLDHKTKSKHMIDGKKINIWGFSGFSGQMFFNQIYNQTEYAGMLDELTEALCKAVQIPAHEENEYEWTIKKYSDFASVIYRTQKAAIAGGYPPQKCASVKFATFFLSFFWGLQDLRRYPIFYKADRDALNYFGYETCDREKPFDSAAYVRFVRCLCALRGKLEKISGVAWSLPEVQHFLFYVSRRMTEGEQVEENREGTLEESRTAQRLMHLLQTHNFIVSHAQEVDAVQYGLSEEYKSKVIWRFAGTQGDRTYAYVFIWDVPSEYICTIYEENEEGFLRKLYTIEVEDERTFLSALDAHLGRREVEHRSYTLEDAAADTYLDTKTLAEWLDVLYEKKQMILYGPPGTGKTYTAKRLAKVMAQSDSRICLVQFHPSYTYEEFIEGMRPEIVEGEDGTSHMKVNVKPGLFLELCQEALKQENRDRAYVLIIDEFNRANTAKVFGELLYALEYRNSSIPLPYSRDKMIVPDNVYLIGTMNTTDRSLAQLDFALRRRFPAVYVSVRETERILRAYLLEHHPDMIWIAELVHRANKQINHPDFFLGHSFFMNRGLTDEKFARIWKYEVLPYLEEYFAYEPERLREYTLDALLEREGDTGEGQ
- a CDS encoding McrC family protein gives rise to the protein MKDSKPIYRLKEYETVSGLSLSPESVAILRTEFHHVVTLRSAPMETWDVMASSYIGRIELSDAAIYIMPKVTSDTVWHWLSVAYDISSLRLHPPSTQLGEWRGDVEWLVKAFMKECASIVRSGLRSGYETRVDSMENVRGALRIAPTLGHWMKQEYHFVCAYDEPTRSVPVNRLLYAGLYHMAQRDYHDARVRLELLRLCAAFAPEKGEERDVAERTTPSEQLTALAHLSRTHFTRSYTQACAWLALYWRSCGLSMHKGEVLYDSFVLDMNELFERYVALRLQTALLQHDIEVIVQPHHWLGEEGQIRIVPDLVLRHQSGEEIVVDTKYKLRTGQGENADVFQMLAYLTARSSRSGVLVYAAREERVDRILHTDKTIYRWSLGLDVPMNIEEQEAHMRRMIQRLLALFV